A single region of the Gossypium arboreum isolate Shixiya-1 chromosome 12, ASM2569848v2, whole genome shotgun sequence genome encodes:
- the LOC108479477 gene encoding double-stranded RNA-binding protein 4 isoform X3: MHKNRLQEFTQRSSIQLPVYQTVNEGSVHAPQFRSSVLVDGVTYTSETTFSNRKAAEQDVAKHALECISKKLKDEGCPLIREDTVFCKSILNEFVVKMNLELPTYNTIQSGGVLPLFVSTLVFNGATYRGETGRNKKEAEQLAARVVIQSLLADDRYGTVVSEIIKSKAKLYDALNKAKDSSFDTTLAGANRLNHNNTEVENNAVTNHVPNTTHPSSGAKHLRHEFKISKSGEGTDCIDLPIAFVPAVIGQGSDAGESSSKKQRKKKKRAKLNTTSQSVVAGSPFNQTTPCSLAL; encoded by the exons ATGCATAAGAATAGGTTACAGGAGTTTACTCAACGATCATCCATACAGCTTCCAGTGTATCAAACTGTTAATGAAGGATCAGTGCATGCGCCCCAGTTTCGGTCAAGTGTGTTAGTTGATGGTGTAACATATACTTCTGAGACCACCTTTTCTAATAGAAAAGCGGCCGAACAGGATGTTGCCAAACATGCACTGGAGTGTATATCAAAGAAGTTAAAGGATGAAGGCTGTCCTCTCATTCGTGAG GATACAGTATTTTGCAAGTCTATCTTAAATGAATTTGTGGTGAAGATGAATCTAGAATTGCCAACATACAATACCATTCAGTCAGGAGGAGTGCTTCCCCTTTTTGTGTCTACTTTAGTTTTCAATGGTGCAACTTATAGAGGGGAAACTGGTAGAAACAAGAAGGAAGCTGAACAATTAGCTGCACGTGTCGTCATACAATCACTTCTTG CCGATGATAGGTATGGGACTGTTGTTTCAGAGATCATAAAATCCAAAGCTAAACTTTATGATGCCTTGAATAAAGCCAAGGATTCCAGTTTTGACACTACACTTGCTGGGGCAAACAGACTGAATCATAACAATACAGAGGTTGAAAATAATGCAGTCACTAACCATGTTCCAAATACTACCCACCCAAGCTCTGGAGCTAAACATCTACGCCATGAGTTCAAGATTTCAAAATCAGGAGAAGGTACTGATTGCATTGATCTTCCAATTGCTTTTGTGCCAGCAGTCATTGGACAGGGTTCAGATGCTGGTGAAAGTTCTTCAAAAAAGCAACGCAAGAAGAAGAAAAGGGCTAAACTGAATACTACTTCTCA